A genomic stretch from Chitinophaga lutea includes:
- a CDS encoding mechanosensitive ion channel family protein, producing the protein MNDFLNHVILDNTIRNYSIVLGIVLFVFFIRRFLSKNLAAGLFRLIKHWSPQIKQHEFVELLLRPIEYFLLLTAFIMASNHLVFPADVNITLYNRPTGPYQLKDLTQLLVKVTFSITIIWIMLRLIHFISLILERKADLTEDKTDNQFIVFFRDFFKAIIVILGAMVLINILFGKELVEKLVAGLGIGAAALALAAKESIENLIGSFIIFSDKPFRVGDSVKVDSFQGTVEKIGLRSTRIRTLEKTFVTVPNKKMVDSVLDNLSLRTQQRVAIKMELAADTPAAAVTQVVKSIHAYLEKHRDVEPGYSVNLFDFNKDSFVLQIIYMTNILDGNRYLDLRENVNLAAIGILEQNGVRLAMKTDAGPAA; encoded by the coding sequence ATGAACGACTTTTTAAACCATGTGATCCTCGACAATACCATCCGCAATTACAGCATTGTGCTGGGTATCGTATTGTTCGTATTCTTCATCCGCCGCTTTCTGTCGAAAAACCTTGCCGCCGGCCTCTTCAGGCTGATCAAACACTGGTCGCCGCAGATCAAACAACACGAGTTCGTGGAGCTGCTGCTGCGCCCGATCGAATACTTCCTGCTGCTGACGGCTTTCATTATGGCCAGCAATCACCTGGTTTTCCCGGCAGACGTCAACATCACGCTCTACAACCGTCCCACTGGCCCGTACCAGCTCAAAGACCTGACGCAGCTGCTGGTGAAGGTGACGTTCAGCATCACCATCATCTGGATCATGCTGCGCCTCATCCACTTCATCTCCCTCATCCTCGAAAGGAAGGCCGACCTCACGGAAGATAAAACCGACAACCAGTTCATCGTTTTTTTCCGCGACTTCTTCAAGGCCATCATCGTGATCCTCGGCGCGATGGTGCTGATCAATATCCTGTTCGGGAAAGAGCTGGTGGAAAAGCTCGTGGCAGGCCTCGGTATCGGTGCGGCGGCCCTCGCCCTCGCCGCCAAGGAAAGCATTGAGAACCTCATCGGTTCCTTTATCATATTTTCAGACAAACCCTTCCGTGTGGGAGATTCCGTGAAAGTGGACTCCTTCCAGGGCACGGTTGAAAAAATAGGTTTGCGCAGCACACGCATCCGCACGCTGGAAAAAACATTCGTGACGGTGCCGAACAAAAAGATGGTGGACTCCGTGCTCGACAACCTTTCGCTGCGCACCCAGCAGCGCGTGGCCATCAAGATGGAGCTGGCGGCCGACACACCGGCTGCCGCCGTTACCCAGGTGGTGAAAAGCATTCATGCCTATCTCGAAAAACATCGCGACGTGGAGCCGGGTTATTCGGTGAACCTGTTCGATTTTAATAAAGATTCTTTCGTGCTCCAGATCATTTACATGACGAACATCCTCGACGGCAACCGGTACCTCGATCTGCGTGAGAACGTGAACCTTGCCGCCATCGGCATACTTGAACAGAACGGCGTGCGCCTCGCCATGAAAACGGACGCAGGCCCTGCGGCATAA
- a CDS encoding thioredoxin domain-containing protein, translating into MRLHRVLLGCGLLLSTVAMGQNGPKVVKGKLELKQLSNDSAFAWFYTGVNKYDVNANMVNYIKTNKDKIKLVALVNTADEASRKLLPAFYKVMILASVPEENIQMFGVDASGDTGNPAADGFKVKKYPTILVLQDGKEEGRISGGAKESVEQDIAQILMKMNAKKKSE; encoded by the coding sequence ATGCGTTTACACAGAGTATTATTAGGATGCGGTTTGTTATTGTCCACCGTAGCCATGGGCCAGAACGGTCCCAAAGTGGTGAAGGGCAAGCTGGAACTGAAACAATTAAGCAACGATTCTGCCTTTGCCTGGTTTTACACCGGCGTGAATAAATATGATGTAAACGCCAACATGGTGAATTACATCAAAACGAACAAAGACAAAATCAAACTGGTGGCGCTGGTGAACACTGCCGACGAAGCCAGCCGCAAACTGCTGCCCGCTTTTTATAAAGTGATGATCCTGGCCAGCGTGCCCGAAGAAAATATCCAGATGTTCGGCGTGGACGCTTCCGGCGACACCGGCAACCCGGCGGCAGACGGCTTCAAGGTGAAAAAATATCCTACCATTCTCGTGTTGCAGGACGGTAAGGAAGAGGGCCGCATCAGCGGCGGCGCGAAAGAATCCGTAGAGCAGGACATCGCACAGATCCTGATGAAAATGAATGCCAAGAAAAAATCTGAATAA